The Salvia splendens isolate huo1 chromosome 20, SspV2, whole genome shotgun sequence nucleotide sequence ATTTTTAGTGTTTTGAATTTGGATTGTAAAAAACTCCCTCAAAATAAATTCTGGAGATTGACTTGTGCTCAATTTGGTGATTTTGTATAAccactaatcacaaaacaaactatATAATGCCAGCAGTAACATTTTGTACACCACACaagcattataaatagggagTTTTCTTTACTCAAAATTTAAAGTAGGTTTCATAAACAGAatggaaaacaaaaacaaacccTTTGTAACCTAAAGTGCAATTTTACTGAGCATTAACATATAATAGTTAATCATCAAGTTAATCACTGTAGGTAAAAATGAATCATCAAGTTAATAACTGTAGGTAAAAATGAATCATCAAGTTAATCACTGTaggtaaaaatgaaaataagtaaCATAACCGTTATATACTAGTTATAACATTTGATAAATTCCATAAAGCTCAGTAACCCCATAATTCAGGAACAAGCAGTAAATAGCCAGACTAAAAAAGCAACAACAAATAGATAGAGAACAGAATTGGTGAAGGGGGGCAGTGATGCTTTGCCTATACTTTCAGAGCTTTGTTAGTGCGATGATCGTTGTCTCTACCGCGAGAATGCTTCCAACCGGAATGCCTCCCAGCACCTCGGTTGTTGTGCCTACCTCCCCTATAAAAGAACAAAGAGCAATACATTAGGGGCAGAATTTATCAGTTGAGTTTTGTGCCGGAAGGCATGTAACAGGCTAACTTCACATTAAATCCTTTGGTAATTTGCAACAGGAGCAGCAATATCTTAAAACTAGAGCAGTGGTAAACAAAAAGTGCGGTTGATATCATACCTTCCACGCCCATTTTTGAAGTCGCGGTGTTTCACTTGACCACTACGCAGTGCGTTCCAATAGTCCTTCTCAGCATCACCTGAATCAACAAGAGCACAATATTGGAAACAAATGTTGAAGCATACATGCATAAAAAGAATAAGATTTACTTCCAGTAGGATGtaaataataaaacaatttgTAATTCgaagaagaataattcaaaccAAGGAAGAGAATGTTACATACCAGTCAAAGGGTCCAGATTGGTAATGAAATTTTTCACGACTAAAACCCCCTCCTCGGCTAGCACAGTGGCAGCCCGAGCTTTCTGAGCAGATTCAGCATTTTCAAACCTTATGTATCCAGAGTTTTCACCAATCTGGAAATCAATGAACTGCACAGACGACCATGAGatattaaacaaaatatataaagatAAGAGTTCTAAAAATTCCCCAGGAGTGAATTAGAAGCAAACAGATTATATAACATCCTTCAACAACCCTTCCAATCAATATGTTCACTGGAATATTGCATAACTATAACTGTTAAGTATTCAAATCATTTGTGTTGAAAGCATGTTTAATAAATAACATTAATCAACAGTATAGTTCAAATTTTGAGACTACACTGCTTCATAACAAAATAATGTGTTAACTAGTGGATTTTTCAATTATGTCATTTGTCAACCACACCACAGGATCAATCTATGGCATCATCATCAATTGGAATTACAATGAATGGTGAATACCTTGATGGTGCCAAACTTTTGGAAAATGCTTTTTTAGATCCTATCTTGAAACAAGATCTTTATTGTCCTTGCAAGCTGCAAGGGttattctttcttcttttgggATATCTTCAGATTTTTCATTATCCTCAGGTTGTCGGACTTCCGTGTCTGCACCATTGGTATCTCCGTCCTTTTCTTCATCTGCATTCTCTACATAATTTGTCGCATCTATAACATCTTCCGCAATATCTTTTTTAGTCTCTTCAGAATCAACCTGAGTTTTTTCCTGATCTCCATCTTTCACAGAGACATCATCGCTCAGCTGTTTGTGATTACCAGTTTGTTTGGTAGAATCATCCGCAGACATGCTCTTCAATGTGAAGGCAACAATTAATCCTTTAGGACAGCTGCAAACAACCactaacaaatttaaaaaataatggcAGCAATAAAGAGGACAATTACAAATAATGATCATACAAAAACTCACTCAGGTTCAGCATTGTTCGTCTCCTTGCGGTTTGTACCCACTTGGTTTCGAGTTTTCGCAACCTCCTCTTGCTTAGCTCTTTCATCATCATATTCCTTCCGGCACGAAGGTGGTAAAAATCAGGTTTGATGGATTGAAGTGTTCCAGAACTATTAGATACTAATACTATTGAtgcttaaaaataaaaataaaaataaaaaaaactaacaagaCTTGATGCTTATATAAAGCAGATGCACATTAGAAAATACTGGATAGTTCACACTTCCCACTGAACAAGATTACAACAAAAAATGCTAAGCCTATAAATCAGTTGATCTGTGACTATCTACTTGAAAGGTTCAAAAACAGTGGCACCAAGTTATTACATTTCAAACATGTATACCAATCTTTGGAAATTTAGAAACAAACAACaaagaaataaaacaaaaaattgaaatactttatatttttatgaggCATTCCATCAATATACTCACCTTGGCTTTAGTTCTAACTCAGGGTTTGCTTCAAAACATTTGCAGCATCCTCCGCATAACAGCCTGTTGTCGGCAAAATGTCGAGGCAACCTCACACTATTTACCTAGAATAAGAAAAGGAAACCTAGTCACACCAGTTACCCACTTTCTGAGCCAAAGCTTTCAATAAGTTAATAGTAGTCATTTGAACTCTCAGTTTATAGATAATCATATAACCATACATGCATGCAAAGAACGAGACAATTAACTGGATACATCTTGGCTGAGCTACAACAAAGAACCTGTATCATCATATTGGCTGAAAAACGATTCTAAATGTTCGAGCTGGACATCATATTCCAGTGGAGATGCCATTGCCACCATTCAATGATCTACGAAAACTCACCATCTTCAGAAAAGTTGAGGTCTTCAGAGTTTCAGCCACAGTCCGAACAATATCTTCTGATACATCTTCTGGTTTCACATCTCCTAAATTCAAGTGACCTCTCATTCGACAGAACGAGGAAAGTAAAGACAAACTTACCACTGTAATCTAGTTAAGAAGGCAATTAGTTCAGACATGATTTGCAGATTCCCAAACTAACAAACTCTTCTTATCTTATTTTAACATATTATTGTTTTTCTCAATGAGAACTTGATAATATTAGTCCAGCGCGAGAATGCAATCAAGATTCTACAAAAAAAGACAGCTTTTTGTGAGCAATTAACTCAATAGTGTATTGTAAAACTACCAAATACTGATGCGGAAAAGGATACTTCCATCATCACTTTACCTGATGGTTTTCATCAAAAACTTATCCCTCGGAAGATTACTGTCGCTAAAATAGAATTCCACCTGAAATCGGGCAAACAAATACTCAGAACTTTTTTCACCTTCCATTACATAAAGTTGATAAGTAATTCAAAATGATACGTCGTTGTCACCTGACGAATGACTTTCTTCGCTGTTTCATCGTCCAAAAGCGCCATCCTTGCTGCACTgagctagagagagaaagttggAGCTTGTTCgtgaatgaagtatgtgtatgagagagaggaaaaaagagAAGCGGTTTATTGATGGTTTAAGATTGGGGGTGAAGGGTGATTTTTAAGTTTTGAAATATTAGTCGGAAAAGACCAAATAACCACCACTACTAAAATCATTCGAGACTTGgagtagtagtactaaaatGGAGTACTCCACACGCATCTTCAACCATTTATACCAAACTTAAATCCATTTTTGATTATACGTTACACTAAAAGatagttttatttttgagtATACGTCACACCAAAAGAtagttttactccaaccatttacactaaattcaaaatttacaccgtttttgaatttttatctcACAAAATTTTTGCAGTAACACCATATTTGGTATTGTTTCACAAAAAACACCAacaatgagtttgagtttggtgtatggttggagatagacgtcaccacggttcgggaaccggcggttcacggttcggaaccgccggttccggttcaagaaaatcgtgaacctgaaccggcccgtcctaggtccgacggttccggttcctaaaccgtgaaccggcggttcatctcaaccgccggaaccgccggttcctatccggttccgggccggttccgggccggttcggccggttcggcggttcatagaatttttattttttttattaacattgTAAATGTAatttaagtaaaaaatgtaaatatacttgcataaataaaattataatgatgtgatgtacaaatgcaattttattgatacaaattacaacttaaaatttacaaattacaatttaaagattataaattacaaaagatttaaagtcttgatcacaatttacaaattacatattcgaaacaaatgggagaaaaaagaaataaatgaaaatgactcgagcacaacttaaatttaaaatttaagttgagatgcctgcgtatcctcaatgctcaattgcattttggaatcaaagtccaagtagttctcttaccttgcttacctatttggcttgataaGAGGAAttggcctactcttcttcgccggagaagtagtcttggtcgggttgtactacttgattgtcccaatctACTAAAAGTATTTTATGTACCCAAACTTGCAAAGTATAGTTTTATATACCATACCGCCATATGTATTTAATACTTGCAATGTTATGTACCCAAACTTGCAAAAACGTTGTACATCTAAGACCATTTTAAGGTTAAAGTATGTGAGAAATAATTTGGTGATGTTAgaactattttaaaattatatcataattatttttattttgattttgaatgtcATTGGAATCATTTTATGTAATAATTAATGTATAGAAGAATCTTAAATTTTGTGACAATAATGAAAAATAGACATTTTGCATAGTCAATATCAACAAAAAGTAAAACATTAAATGATAAGTTATAGTTTTTTTTGTGTAAATAGACTGATttgtatttaataaaattgtacaaataaatattattttagacaaaaataaaataaaatgacaactagaatttaaaatcattaaactatttaatattaattttttataaaatatatatataaagaataaGTAATGTTTATAAAAGTtgccggaaccgccgaaccgccggttcggaaccgccggttacggtttgccaaaatttggaacctgaaccgacccgggggaaccggcggttccggtcacggttcgaactgtcgccgacggttccggttccgggccggttcggccggTTCAGTTCGGTTTGGGGACCTCTAGTTGGAGATGGTCTAATACGGAGTATTATTAGTCGGAAAAGACCAAAACCACCACAacctaatactactattattagtCGGAGTATTAACTTAAAACATTCATGAAACATTGACATTTTGTATGTATGGACGTATGgtgtaaatttaaaattttgtaataaTTTCAAATCAGCCAAAAGATGTATACATTGGAGTTCAAATCACATAACAAATGAAtaatgagaaataaaaaaataaggcaAGAGAAAGTATATATTGCAACGTCGGGATTCAAACAGTCTAAGATTCCAAGCCCAAATACAATGCCAATTGTACTAAGTAGGTTATATGTTGGGAGTTCCCGTGGCCCCCATAAGACCGGGTAGATCTGCCATTGTATTCACAAAACATTTTGCATGTATGATGTAATTTCTCCCAAAAATGTTGTTTGTGTAAGTTAGTTAGTTATCATTTCTTGTATTATTTCTAGATCGTTTGAgagtttttttttgcatttagaTTGTTTGAGAGTTTAGGGTTCTTGagtgttgtaatttgtaaatagaGCTTTGGAAATAAGATCATTCAACTTTTATCTTCATGGATGTAGATCTATCAAGATAGAACCACATAAATCTTATTCGGTGACGGACTAAAATAGTAAATCGGGAATTCTACTAGCGGATGGACGAAGTAGTACTATATAGTATAGATGTGATAATTTCCCTCTTTTAAATATacatttaaataattcaaatattattcCCCTCAATCCCAATAATTTGTTTCAACACGAATAGGGCCGATAATTCGGTCATCGGTTAGTCGGTTAACCGATGACCGAACCGAGCAcctcggttctcggttaaccgagaaccgccCAATTCACCCAATTTCGGTTATTGGTCATATTCGGTTCCAATCTGCATGTCTTGATCGGTTATCGGAACCGATAACCAATCGGTTTAACCATATAGTCAATTAAAGAACCGATTAAGAGTATTAAATTAtgattattcttttattttattattaaaataatataaacttGCAGAGAAAAGAAACGGGCCCTAATTTGTCTTACTGTCTTAGGGCGTCCACTATGGgtaggacgcggctatagccgcgtctggGGGCGGTGGGCGGGGCGGCTATAGTGGGGAAGGTGGGCGGACAacttttgggggctattgggGCGGCGGACATGGGATAGCCTCgttcggggcgaggacgcggcggtgaaaatgtagaattttgtatttggaatttaggggctattggaggtgtccactatagtggcggaaatagaattttggggctatggacaacaaaattggggctatggacaaaaactggggcggggctattgggcgtgtccgcggtccgccttatagtggatacccttagATTTCAAGCGGCTCGGCGCTCCTTCTTCAATCTTCCCGGCGACTCCTCCTTCCCCACGAGTCCACGACCAGCGTCCAGCGGCGCTGCGGCGGTTTCCTTCAAGCCCGGTCGGCGGTcagtattaattttaattggTTTTTATCCAATTTTGTGAAGCTTTTGTGAGGAATTTTcaatttatgttttgaatttgatTCTGGGACAGTGGGATTATTACTGTTTATGTTTTGTTGGCGCAGTATCAATTTATGTTTTGATACTGTAAATTtatcatcgtcatcatcatcatcgtatAAATTTATCATTCTGGAGATTGTAGTATAGATTATTACAGTATAAATTGCAGTATAAAATCTGGACATCATCATCGTCATTCTTACAATTGATAATCGCAGAATGAAAaagccttttctttttctcGTCATTATTTGGTTTTTTCAACAATTCTCCATCTGTGACGGATGGTTTCTTCATAAACAATGTTAATTTGTTTGTCTATGGTGGCACAGttgtagtaatatttaatttgttaagTTTGTTtgtaaaattgtaattttatagCACTATTTATGACAACCATTTCATATCATCGTTTCGTTTTATTGAAGTTGTGGTTTCTAAAATTGCACTCAAAAACCAAAATCATTGACATTTTGGTCAAATATTGTTTAGTAGTACAGTATATGCTACCAAAACCCCTGTTCCGGTCTGTATTTAACGATGATGCTACCACGATATCTCTACACGTGGAGTAGACAACTAATGAGTAATGTCATAATCCTACTTAATGGAGTAACTCTTTATGGAGAATTGTCTCTTCGTATACATTTCTAAATTCCTCTAGATATGTGTATGAACTGTGGCATCGGTGGATTGCCAACCTCATCGTACATGTATTATATCGGAAAACATGATTATagaaaatgatgaaaacatCGTACAGTATATGCTACTAAATAGATCGACTAATCTGCGATTTCTTGGTAGAAGTTCTTGTAACATTCTCTGTGTTGCTAGTGAGAATGATGATGAAGATGGAAGCTCAGAGCTCACTCGTTACTTCGCAGAGAGGCAATACAAGGCCAATGAAGATGATGATTTTGACATTCTTATGTGGTGGAAGACATACGGTATTTCCTATCCTATTCTATCAGAGATGGCTAAAGATATCCTTGCTATTCCTATATCAAGCGTTGCTTCTGAGTCGGCATTCAGCATGGGGGGCGTGTGCTGTCGATATTTAGAAACTCTTTGGCACCGGAAATGGTAGAAGCTTTGATATGCTCCGAGGATTGGTTGAGGTCTAGTTCTAGTTCTGCCGATTTCatggaagaagaaggagaaccaATACCATTTTTGAAAAACAATACTATGAAAGTGAGTAATTCATTGCTATTtactaatatatttatttattcttcattttgaactcattttctttaattcattattttttatagcGGTGGGGGCACTCCATAAGGATGGCAAAGTGATGTGGCCATTGGACGATGCAGAATCGGGAGAATTGGAAAGAACTTATTCAAGTGGTCATGATGAAAGTTAAATTTATCGTGCATTTGTTTtggaatttgaaaatattgaacttggacttttttttttgaatatttgaaCTTTGATTGGTTGTTGAATTGAGTAGGTTGTATACTTTGATTGATTGACCTTGTTGTTTCGGAAGCTTTGAGATTGGAGTTGTTTacttttataaatatttcaaattttggaTTCAGCAGTTTGTAaacttttttgttttgttaaatTAAGCAAGTTATaggttgtttttatttttttcatttctaatataAAGTACATACATAAAGTTTGAATTGTTGGTTTTTGAGTTGGACTTTTTTCACTGACCTGATCAAGTGATGACGGGTCAAATCATACACATTTACTACTTATCATAATTGTTCCTTCGATTTTTTTAACAATCATAGTAACAAATTCATAATCTTCAAATATTTGGATTATTACACCCTTTTAATGCTACGCGTCGATATTTGAAAGCTTTtgtattatttgatatttaccaATTTAATTGTTTATTCATTCTCCAACTAAATTAAGGTTAAGTTCTCCTTCCTATATAATTGTCGTAATCATTGCAAATTTTATACGAACACGGCACGAAACTATTAAACATATTAATTCCGCAAAATGGGGAATCTTCAAATAGGAGAATTcggaaaagaaaaacaaatcaaattgaCTTGATCTTTATTATCAACCCATTCCATTAACAGATAATCAATTAATGAAGCATTAAACTTTAATTTCTAAATCACCTTTTTTTATTTCGATTCCGGTTCGGTTAACCGGGACCTGACCGATCTAGTTCGGTTAGGAACCGAACCGAGGCAAATTAGGTTTCGGTTCGGTGCTTCAGTTTCGGTTCCTTTTGATTTCGGTTAACTAGGTATTCGGTTCGATTAGAACCGAACCGACCGAATACCCTGCGCTAAGCACAGAAGAGTaatctattataaaaaaaaaccgCATTTACGGTATGTGTACTTCTTTACAAATCATTTGGTTTCAATATGGTTAATGCATACAGATTTTTTACTACTACTAGGAAAGACAccaaaaatatttcattgaacCAAGTTCACTCAGTAAGAGATGAATATGTTAAAACTCAAAACCCTTGATCCTAGATGAACactatatattttttgggaTGGTAAGATGAATGAATTTTTACAATAAaagattaataaaaaattacaggTCCAGCGATAGTAGGATACTTGCTGCAGTGAAATCATGAATATCATCACCTGCAACTCCTCAACAGATAGGATGATGGAGTTGCAACACCACCACTGCCTGAAAATTTCATACCCTTCCTTACCTGGTGTTCCACATTCGCTGAAATTCATTACCATAGTGAATATCTTAAGCGAAACATGTTAAAGAAATTCATTAGATTTTAAAggagaattaaaatttcacagaGGGGAAAGAAGCTAAGATAGCTCCTAATGAAATTTCGACACAACCATCAAATTTGAAGCTGAAAGGGAATGATGTTCTGCCGGAGTGTTTGGAGTGTGTTTGTTCTCCTTTTCTCGTTGCTCTTTTGTGAAGCATTTCCCCTTAGAGTAATGACTCTGGAGTAGTTTCATCTCCCAACACCTTCTGGGCATCAGCCAATGCACAAGCAGTCTGCTTGCCCAGCTCAATGGCATCATAACTTCCACCCCCGGGCTCAAGTAACCAATTTCCTACAAAAGATGCATATTCTGGGACAAGATCTAATGGAAAAGAGCTTTATAATTCTTGATTACTTGCATATCCAGACCTCAATGGTTATACTTATATCAGGCTCGACTCTGGGTCCTGGTATGCAAGTGTTAATCAACCCAAGTGGAGGAGATTCCATGCTCCTCTTAAATGCTGTCCCCGTGTACCTAGTAAcagaataaaaaaatcaaatcaaaactGAGAACGCGGCTGCTAGTAGATAAGATACCTATGCAGGTACATTACATGCCAGAACTTTCGGTTTTCTTCTCTGTAGGATCGATGATTGTGCAGATGTAGGTATAAGCAAACTAGTGTTGTCTGTCTCAGCTGAAGACAATTTACCATGATTATAGATAAGGGTGATAGGCATTACAATATGTAGACCTGTTTTCTTCTCTTAGGAAATTGAAGTGCACTAACATTGGGCACAAATTTTCTATAACAagattttgtgaatttttttcttGGTTAAAGCAAAATTCAACTGCAGTCCAGATTAGCACCATTGCCCTTCAATCAATTCACATGGAGAAGGAAACCAGAAAGCACTCACCCTATCCATCAAATCTTTATCCATGGTGTTAGTTTGCTTTCCTGAGCATTCACTGACGATATTATCTTGCTCTGAGTTTCTGCTTCCTGCAATGAGATGACTTTGATTATCATCATTCATTGCCTCTTAGCAAGAATGGTTGACGTTTTCTTTTTCTGTAAAGTCTCCTTGCCGGTTCAAACCTTTCTGGTCTTCCAAGCATTCGTTGAAAATAACCTCTAAACAAGCGATTTCATTAGCTATATTCGAAACTGATTCAGGCCTAAAGCATTCAAgcttcttctcatctcttttTTCTGACGAAGGGGGCAACAAGTCATGGTGTCTTTTCCTCAGTATTGATGGTGTACTCGTAAAACTTTTCACAGCACTTTTTAGAGCAACTACAGGACTACCCTATCTGGTCGGTGAATCCCAAAGTTTGAACGGCGACATGGAAGATAACATCAGCTGACGGATTCCCAGTGGACTGTACTCCTGATGCATATCACTACAAGACTGTATTAGATCACAGCTGAAAAAAGGAATATCCAATTTTGGAAAACGAGGAGGTTTGTAGAATAGAGCTCCTGAATCCTGCTGATCAGCTGAATCTTTTTCCTTGTAAGAACAACACGATGAATCAATATTAAGTGGTTGCAATACAAAGTCATTAGCAGGAACTAGTTTTGATGATCTCTTCGCCTCATCAAAATTTTCCTCGCGAGGAGAGCAATTGGATTCATTACCATAGAAAAACTCGTTCAGTGTTCCCGGGGAAATGGACTCAGGCTCACCATTCACATGTGTGGAATAGTCAAACTGATCTGGATATGTTCTCAATAAGACTGGACCATCATCTGGTGGAAGTTGAGTAGGAACATGGTTAGGTTGAGCAGG carries:
- the LOC121781120 gene encoding uncharacterized protein LOC121781120, which encodes MYTGTAFKRSMESPPLGLINTCIPGPRVEPDISITIEEIGYLSPGVEVMMPLSWASRLLVHWLMPRRCWEMKLLQSHYSKGKCFTKEQREKENKHTPNTPAEHHSLSASNLMVVSKFH